In one window of Calypte anna isolate BGI_N300 chromosome 1, bCalAnn1_v1.p, whole genome shotgun sequence DNA:
- the ARRDC5 gene encoding arrestin domain-containing protein 5 gives MSAVRAINLVLPEIEVYLAGSSINGQLVLNVRSTLVDPVVKVELVGRGFLKWLQEDNPDLEYEKTTACTNQAVYVSTSKIFHVEDNCLNSGVHTFDFQFSLPPSVPSTFTSKVGCISYFVKGTCWSRRIPLAREERCLLVQGTSDDSKRHLKDKAPLVLEAKKDVDYFCCFSHGSVILRISLEKNIYCPGETIVFTTDIANRTHRRIKKIVYAVHCIILYCGFSSRGEQCYLEDRSEVTRLESQTNTDPLEDMKLTSSLILPKPMPITSTLKENKIMAFRYELVGTSDLPCTTSTIMGRVPIIIAATKDQSSVEEHGPE, from the exons atGTCGGCAGTGAGGGCAATTAACCTGGTGCTGCCTGAGATTGAGGTGTATTTGGCTGGTTCCAGCATAAATGGTCAACTGGTTCTCAATGTCAGGAGTACCCTGGTGGACCCTGTTGTGAAGGTGGAACTTGTGGGAAGAGGCTTCCTGAAGTGGCTTCAGGAGGATAATCCTGACCTGGAGTATGAGAAGACTACAGCTTGTACCAACCAGGCTGTCTATGTCTCCACATCTAAGATTTTCCATGTAGAAg ATAACTGTCTGAATTCTGGGGTTCACACCTTTGACTTCCAATTCAGCCTTCCTCCAAGTGTTCCCTCCACATTCACCAGCAAAGTTGGCTGCATCTCCTACTTTGTGAAAGGGACTTGCTGGAGCCGCAGGATTCCCTTAGCCAGAGAGGAGAGATGTTTACTGGTGCAAGGAACTTCTGATGACAGCAAAAGACATTTGAAAGATAAG GCCCCACTGGTGTTGGAAGCTAAGAAGGATGTGgattatttctgctgcttcagtCATGGCTCTGTGATCCTTCggatttccctggaaaaaaacatatattGCCCTGGAGAAACCATTGTCTTCACAACAGATATTGCTAACAGGACACACAGGCGTATCAAAAAGATTGTTTATGCTGTCCACTGCATCATCCTCTACTGTGGCTTCAGCAGCAGGGGAGAACAATGTTACTTGGAAGACCGAAGTGAAGTGACAAGGCTGGAGTCCCAGACAAACACGGATCCCCTCGAGGACATGAAACTTACCAGTTCTCTGATTCTTCCAAAACCCATGCCTATCACCAGCACtctcaaggaaaataaaatcatggcATTCAGGTATGAGCTGGTAGGCACCTCTGACCTTCCTTGTACCACATCCACCATCATGGGCAGGGTGCCCATCATCATAGCAGCCACAAAGGATCAATCCTCTGTGGAGGAGCATGGCCCTGAATGA